From one Flavobacterium sp. N502536 genomic stretch:
- a CDS encoding TonB-dependent receptor yields the protein MKKLFLILLLFCLQFSFAQETNSVSGIISADGHQVQLANVHLVGTKYRTVTDSLGHYNFEKVPVGNYTLQVSLVGFQTLKKKIDVMKDVAPSYDFELDDTDNQLNEVVVSGTLKAVKRLESAVPVEVYSPVFFKKNPTPSIYEALQNINGVRPQLNCGVCNTGDIHINGLEGPYTLVLIDGMPIVSSLSTVYGLSGIPNSLVERIEIVKGPASSLYGSEAVGGLINIITKNPTNAPVFSADYFTTTYFENNLDLGMKFNAGKKATSLLGVNYFNYDQVIDKDKDNFTDVTLSKRISVFNKWSFHRNNNRLFTIAARGMYEDRWGGDVRWEKKYRGGDEIYGESIYTKRGELIGSYQLPFEEKLMLSFSGNVHYQDSRYGTTSYIANQKIGFLQLTWDKKIGANDFLAGIATRYSYYNDNTPATKEAESTWLPGIFVQDEITFSPKSQVLLGARYDYNSIHGSIFTPRFAYRFKANDNTIFRLNAGTGFRVVNLFTEDHAALTGSRDVVLQNDLKPEKSVNVNLNYIQKINFDSGVFIGIETTAFYTRFSNKIISDYETDPNKIIYDNIDGYAISQGISTNVDVNFTNSLKFILGATVLDNKNVQDGISQRPFLTERFTGTWSVSYKIEPWNLLLDYTGNVYSPMKLPLLNEYDPRNPNSPWYSIQNIQFSYSGWKNFELYGGVKNLLNFTPKQNNPFLISRTNDPFDKNVQYDSAGKVLVTPDNPYGLTFDTTYVYGQNQTIRGFLGLRYTFR from the coding sequence ATGAAAAAACTATTTTTAATACTGCTTTTGTTTTGTTTACAGTTTTCATTTGCCCAAGAAACCAATTCTGTTTCCGGGATTATCTCCGCTGACGGCCATCAGGTACAGTTGGCAAATGTGCATTTAGTAGGAACAAAATACAGAACGGTTACGGATAGTTTGGGACATTACAACTTCGAAAAAGTGCCGGTTGGAAATTATACGCTTCAAGTTTCGCTGGTAGGTTTTCAGACCTTAAAAAAGAAGATTGACGTTATGAAGGATGTTGCTCCATCCTATGATTTCGAATTGGACGATACAGACAATCAATTGAACGAAGTGGTTGTTTCGGGAACCTTAAAAGCGGTAAAACGTCTCGAAAGTGCCGTTCCCGTTGAGGTTTATTCGCCTGTTTTTTTTAAGAAGAATCCAACACCCAGCATTTATGAAGCACTTCAGAATATAAACGGAGTCAGACCACAGCTGAATTGCGGAGTTTGTAATACCGGTGACATCCATATCAACGGTTTGGAAGGGCCGTATACTTTGGTTTTAATCGACGGGATGCCCATAGTCAGCAGTCTTTCGACAGTTTATGGTTTGTCCGGAATTCCGAATTCTCTGGTAGAAAGAATAGAAATTGTAAAAGGTCCGGCTTCTTCTCTTTACGGAAGTGAGGCTGTTGGAGGGCTAATCAATATTATTACTAAAAACCCAACGAATGCTCCGGTTTTTTCTGCCGATTATTTCACCACTACCTATTTTGAAAACAATCTTGATTTAGGAATGAAGTTTAATGCCGGAAAAAAAGCGACTTCACTTTTAGGGGTTAATTATTTCAATTACGATCAGGTTATCGATAAAGACAAAGATAATTTTACAGATGTGACACTTTCTAAAAGGATTTCGGTATTTAATAAGTGGAGTTTTCATCGCAATAACAATCGTCTTTTTACCATCGCAGCACGTGGTATGTATGAAGATCGCTGGGGTGGCGACGTTCGTTGGGAGAAAAAATACCGTGGAGGTGATGAAATTTACGGTGAAAGTATTTATACCAAAAGAGGAGAATTAATAGGAAGTTATCAATTGCCTTTTGAAGAGAAACTGATGCTTTCGTTCTCCGGAAACGTGCATTATCAGGACAGCCGCTATGGAACGACCTCGTATATTGCGAATCAAAAAATAGGTTTCCTGCAATTAACCTGGGATAAAAAAATAGGAGCAAATGATTTCCTTGCCGGAATTGCGACCCGATATTCGTATTACAACGACAATACACCGGCAACAAAAGAAGCCGAAAGTACTTGGTTACCGGGGATTTTTGTTCAGGATGAGATCACGTTTTCTCCAAAGAGTCAGGTTTTACTGGGAGCGCGATACGATTATAATTCCATTCATGGTTCTATCTTTACGCCCAGATTCGCCTATCGTTTTAAAGCAAATGATAATACCATCTTCCGATTAAATGCCGGAACCGGATTTAGGGTTGTAAATTTGTTTACAGAAGATCATGCAGCCCTGACAGGATCACGCGATGTTGTGCTTCAGAATGATTTAAAACCGGAGAAATCGGTCAACGTAAATTTGAATTATATTCAAAAAATAAACTTTGACAGCGGTGTTTTTATCGGAATTGAAACAACCGCTTTTTATACCCGCTTCAGCAATAAAATCATTTCAGATTATGAAACCGATCCCAATAAAATCATTTACGATAATATTGATGGTTATGCTATCAGTCAGGGAATCAGTACGAATGTCGATGTTAACTTCACCAATAGTTTAAAGTTTATTCTCGGAGCGACTGTTTTAGACAATAAAAATGTTCAGGACGGAATTTCGCAAAGACCTTTTTTAACCGAAAGATTTACCGGAACCTGGAGCGTATCCTATAAAATTGAACCCTGGAATTTATTACTGGATTATACTGGAAATGTTTACAGCCCAATGAAATTGCCTTTATTGAACGAATACGATCCGAGAAATCCAAACTCGCCATGGTACAGCATTCAAAACATACAATTTAGTTATTCGGGCTGGAAGAATTTCGAGCTTTACGGAGGAGTGAAAAACCTATTGAACTTTACTCCAAAGCAGAATAATCCGTTTTTGATTTCGAGAACCAATGATCCGTTTGATAAAAATGTGCAGTACGATTCGGCGGGTAAAGTACTGGTTACACCAGACAATCCGTATGGTTTGACTTTTGATACCACTTATGTTTACGGGCAAAATCAAACGATTCGTGGCTTTTTGGGATTGCGATATACTTTTAGGTAA
- a CDS encoding BrxA/BrxB family bacilliredoxin encodes MYPEEMVKPMQAELTAAGFQDLHSADAVDNAIKAEGTTLVVVNSVCGCAARNARPGAKMSLEGAKKPDHLITVFAGVDKEAVDAARQHMFPFPPSSPSMALFKNGELVHMLERHHIEGRPAELIAENLKDAFEEFC; translated from the coding sequence ATGTATCCAGAAGAAATGGTAAAACCGATGCAAGCTGAATTAACAGCTGCTGGTTTTCAAGATTTACATAGTGCTGACGCTGTAGATAATGCTATCAAAGCTGAAGGTACCACTTTAGTTGTCGTAAACTCTGTTTGCGGTTGCGCTGCAAGAAATGCACGTCCGGGAGCTAAAATGAGTTTAGAAGGAGCTAAAAAACCAGATCACTTAATTACAGTTTTCGCAGGTGTTGACAAAGAAGCGGTGGATGCTGCAAGACAACATATGTTTCCTTTTCCTCCATCATCGCCATCTATGGCTTTGTTCAAAAACGGAGAATTGGTTCACATGTTAGAGCGTCACCACATCGAAGGACGTCCAGCTGAATTGATCGCTGAGAATTTGAAAGATGCTTTTGAGGAGTTCTGTTAA
- a CDS encoding Fur family transcriptional regulator gives MKTTRNTAAKTAVLEIFDKSKTALSHTEIHKLTEDLCDRVTIYRILDRLVNDDIVHKIVNLDGTVKYAKCHHHAQRVHIHNHAHFSCEKCLEVTCLENVKPSYIIPHNYKVNDINFTLSGLCPNCLNSNI, from the coding sequence ATGAAAACAACAAGAAATACAGCAGCAAAGACAGCCGTTCTAGAGATTTTTGACAAATCGAAAACAGCCCTGTCACACACCGAAATTCACAAACTAACGGAGGATTTATGCGATCGCGTGACCATCTACAGAATATTAGACCGCTTAGTAAACGATGATATCGTACATAAAATCGTAAACCTTGACGGAACGGTAAAGTATGCCAAATGCCATCATCATGCGCAACGAGTACACATTCACAATCATGCTCATTTTAGCTGTGAAAAATGTTTAGAGGTAACTTGTCTGGAGAATGTAAAACCGAGTTACATTATTCCGCACAATTATAAGGTAAACGATATAAACTTCACCTTGTCAGGATTGTGTCCGAATTGTTTGAATTCAAACATTTAA
- a CDS encoding GTP-binding protein — protein sequence MKKLPVTVLSGFLGAGKTTLLNHILHNKEGLKVAVIVNDMSEVNIDAQLVKKEHSLSRTEEKLVEMTNGCICCTLREDLMLEVEKLAKENRFDYLLIESTGISEPIPVAQTFSFVNEEENIDLSRFSFIDTMVTVVDSFNFFKDFGSAKTLQEQNVSNIENDNRTIVNLLVDQVEFANVIILNKTDLISAESLLFLKAFIQKLNPVAKIITSVLGKVNPNEIMNTALFNYEEAENSAGWIRELEGIHTPETEEYGINSFVFRDPRPFHPNRLWNFITSDFPANIIRSKGLLWMASRPEQAINWSQSGGSMKAEGAGVWWASMPLSERMTFNNFVEFQDIIEERWTSNFGDRLNELVFIGQKIEENEILSELKKCLCTADEIVDFQDGFFPKNDLFPIPRAF from the coding sequence ATGAAAAAATTACCCGTAACCGTATTAAGCGGATTTCTTGGCGCAGGAAAAACGACACTGCTCAATCATATTCTTCACAACAAAGAAGGATTAAAAGTTGCCGTGATTGTTAATGATATGAGTGAAGTTAATATTGATGCGCAACTCGTAAAGAAGGAACATAGCTTATCGAGAACAGAGGAAAAATTGGTCGAAATGACAAACGGTTGTATTTGCTGTACCCTGCGGGAAGATTTGATGCTTGAAGTCGAAAAACTGGCAAAGGAAAACAGATTTGATTACCTGCTTATTGAAAGTACGGGTATTAGCGAACCCATTCCGGTAGCCCAAACCTTCTCATTTGTCAATGAAGAGGAGAATATTGATTTGTCCAGGTTTAGTTTTATCGATACGATGGTTACTGTTGTGGATAGTTTTAACTTTTTTAAAGATTTCGGTTCCGCTAAAACATTGCAGGAGCAAAACGTATCCAACATTGAAAATGACAATCGAACAATAGTGAATCTTTTGGTAGATCAGGTAGAATTTGCCAATGTTATTATTTTGAACAAAACGGACCTTATTAGTGCTGAATCCTTATTGTTTTTAAAAGCTTTTATCCAAAAACTTAATCCGGTAGCGAAAATAATTACTTCGGTTTTAGGAAAAGTAAATCCCAACGAAATCATGAATACAGCACTGTTCAATTATGAAGAGGCCGAAAACTCAGCCGGCTGGATCAGGGAATTGGAAGGAATTCATACGCCGGAAACGGAGGAGTACGGAATTAATTCGTTTGTGTTCAGAGATCCGCGACCTTTTCATCCCAATCGGTTATGGAATTTTATTACATCCGATTTTCCTGCCAACATCATTCGCAGTAAAGGACTATTGTGGATGGCCTCCCGACCGGAACAAGCGATAAACTGGAGCCAATCCGGTGGATCAATGAAAGCCGAAGGAGCCGGAGTATGGTGGGCAAGTATGCCGCTAAGCGAACGAATGACTTTTAACAATTTTGTTGAATTTCAGGATATTATCGAGGAGCGGTGGACTTCTAATTTTGGTGACAGACTCAACGAATTGGTTTTTATTGGTCAGAAAATAGAAGAGAATGAAATTCTCAGCGAACTGAAAAAGTGTCTTTGTACAGCAGATGAAATTGTAGACTTTCAGGACGGGTTTTTTCCAAAAAACGATCTTTTTCCAATTCCCCGAGCTTTTTAA
- a CDS encoding thioredoxin family protein — protein MKKLFLLIFFFGITSTGFCQLKGSTFEEVDRLQQIQKRKIIVFIHTDWCQYCQRMKSTTFKNQEIIDKLNSDFYFIDFNAEEKRDISFNNQVFKYKPTGNKVGVHELALQLGTLKEQIVYPVLCVLNEKNEIVLQYSNYLNPTDFKVILEKLQE, from the coding sequence ATGAAAAAGCTGTTTTTACTTATTTTCTTCTTCGGAATCACTTCAACAGGATTTTGCCAGCTGAAGGGAAGTACTTTTGAGGAAGTAGATCGTTTGCAGCAAATTCAAAAACGGAAAATCATTGTTTTTATTCATACCGATTGGTGCCAGTATTGCCAAAGAATGAAATCGACAACCTTCAAGAATCAGGAAATCATCGATAAACTCAATTCCGATTTCTATTTCATCGATTTTAATGCCGAAGAAAAACGAGACATTAGTTTTAATAATCAGGTTTTTAAATACAAACCTACGGGTAACAAGGTTGGTGTTCATGAACTGGCTTTGCAGCTCGGGACACTAAAGGAACAGATTGTATATCCGGTTTTATGTGTTTTGAATGAGAAGAATGAGATCGTTCTGCAGTACAGTAATTACCTTAATCCTACCGATTTTAAAGTGATTTTAGAAAAGCTGCAAGAATAA
- a CDS encoding rhodanese-related sulfurtransferase yields the protein MQLYNTLSAEERAIMIDDAGKQRLTLSFYAYAKIEDPKKFRDDLFIAWNKLDALGRIYVANEGINAQMSIPAENLEAFRATLEVYDFMKGIRLNEAVEHDDHSFLKLTIKVRHKIVADGLNDETFDVTNIGVHLKAKEFNEILDDPDTIVVDFRNHYESEVGHFKNAITPDVETFRESLPIINEQLQNHKEDKNLVMYCTGGIRCEKASAYFKHQGFKNVFQLEGGIINYAKQIEAEGLESKFIGKNFVFDNRLGERITEDIISQCHQCGKPCDNHTNCENDGCHLLFIQCDECKTAMENCCSTECLEVIHMPLVDQVRLRTGKQVGNKVFRKGKSENLKFKHSGDLPNTALAAAEKPADIRQKVKVKKVLLGKAEHYYVKAQVGQFTIENQELNSGDKILISGPTTGNQELVLEKLIVNGAETSTATIGDQVTFEVPFRIRLSDKIYKILE from the coding sequence ATGCAACTGTATAACACTTTGAGCGCAGAAGAAAGAGCCATCATGATCGATGATGCCGGTAAACAACGACTAACGTTGTCTTTCTATGCGTATGCCAAAATTGAAGATCCCAAAAAATTTCGCGACGATTTATTTATTGCCTGGAACAAGCTTGATGCTTTAGGCCGAATTTATGTTGCTAACGAAGGTATTAATGCTCAAATGAGTATTCCTGCCGAAAATTTGGAGGCTTTTAGAGCAACTCTGGAGGTCTACGATTTTATGAAAGGCATACGATTGAATGAAGCTGTAGAGCATGACGATCACTCCTTTTTAAAACTAACCATTAAAGTTCGTCATAAAATTGTCGCTGATGGTTTAAACGACGAAACTTTTGATGTAACCAATATAGGCGTTCACCTGAAAGCCAAAGAATTCAACGAGATTTTAGACGACCCGGATACTATTGTGGTCGATTTTAGAAATCACTACGAAAGTGAAGTAGGGCACTTTAAAAATGCCATTACTCCAGATGTTGAAACTTTTAGAGAGAGTTTGCCAATCATCAACGAACAGCTACAAAATCATAAAGAAGATAAAAATCTTGTCATGTATTGTACCGGAGGAATCCGATGCGAGAAAGCAAGTGCTTACTTCAAACACCAGGGTTTCAAAAACGTTTTTCAACTGGAAGGTGGTATCATCAACTACGCCAAACAGATTGAGGCCGAAGGTTTAGAAAGCAAATTCATTGGGAAAAACTTTGTGTTTGATAACCGTCTGGGTGAAAGAATAACAGAAGATATCATTTCGCAATGTCACCAATGTGGAAAACCTTGTGACAATCATACCAATTGTGAAAATGACGGGTGTCATTTATTATTTATTCAGTGTGATGAATGTAAAACGGCAATGGAAAACTGCTGTTCGACAGAATGTCTGGAAGTGATTCACATGCCTTTAGTAGATCAGGTTCGTTTAAGAACCGGAAAACAAGTTGGAAACAAGGTTTTCAGAAAAGGAAAATCAGAAAATTTAAAATTCAAGCATTCGGGCGATTTGCCTAATACTGCTTTGGCTGCAGCCGAGAAACCAGCTGATATCCGTCAGAAAGTAAAAGTCAAAAAAGTACTTCTTGGAAAAGCAGAGCATTATTATGTAAAAGCTCAGGTGGGACAATTTACAATTGAAAATCAAGAGTTAAACAGTGGCGACAAAATCTTAATTTCCGGACCAACGACTGGTAATCAGGAATTGGTTTTAGAGAAATTGATTGTGAATGGAGCTGAAACTTCAACAGCTACAATTGGTGATCAGGTTACTTTTGAGGTTCCTTTCAGAATTAGATTGTCAGATAAAATATATAAGATTCTGGAGTAA
- a CDS encoding tetratricopeptide repeat protein, whose translation MKNIILGFSFFFSIISYAQVSTNKAHDAIQVKYLDSCAYKYNYTFQMSEWQNCIDEGLKKDSTIAYLWQQKAMPYFKCKKYEVGMPFLDKAVRYNKQEWLPYRAFIKCIFAKTYKSAIVDFEECIKLYGNSYVMDHTYSFYIGLCYLQLNEYDKAEKLFDDYVNDIYKNRQQLEHPTAYFYQGIARYELKKWDEAIAIFDKAIKIYPEFSDAKYYKAICWLKQGKPKEEVMALVGVAREDATKGFSLNEDNTIYETYPYQKKFSK comes from the coding sequence TTGAAAAACATTATTTTAGGATTCAGTTTCTTTTTTTCGATTATTTCTTACGCGCAAGTATCCACAAACAAAGCACATGATGCTATTCAGGTCAAATACTTAGACAGTTGTGCCTATAAGTACAATTATACTTTTCAAATGTCAGAATGGCAAAATTGCATCGACGAAGGTCTAAAAAAAGATAGCACAATAGCTTATCTGTGGCAACAAAAAGCAATGCCGTATTTTAAATGCAAGAAATACGAAGTCGGAATGCCTTTTCTGGATAAAGCTGTTCGTTATAATAAACAAGAATGGCTTCCGTACCGGGCTTTTATAAAATGTATTTTTGCGAAAACGTATAAAAGTGCGATTGTTGATTTTGAAGAATGCATTAAACTTTACGGAAACAGTTATGTCATGGATCATACCTATAGTTTTTATATAGGGCTTTGTTATTTGCAATTGAATGAATACGATAAAGCCGAAAAGCTGTTTGACGATTATGTAAATGATATTTATAAAAACAGACAGCAATTAGAACATCCAACAGCTTACTTTTATCAGGGAATTGCACGCTACGAATTGAAAAAATGGGACGAAGCAATTGCCATTTTTGATAAAGCGATTAAAATTTATCCTGAATTTTCAGATGCGAAGTATTATAAAGCGATCTGCTGGCTGAAACAGGGTAAACCCAAAGAAGAAGTTATGGCTTTGGTGGGAGTTGCCAGAGAGGATGCTACTAAAGGTTTTTCTCTCAATGAAGACAATACGATCTATGAGACTTACCCTTACCAAAAAAAGTTTAGTAAATAA
- a CDS encoding lycopene cyclase family protein, with the protein MNSSQIKHFDYIFTGTGLAALMTVYKMALSGNFSDKSILVLDQDAKKTNDRTWCFWADHKTIWNPIVAKKWDSALFADGNFKRDFNLNPYQYSQIRGLDFYNFVFDELAKHSNVTFLNEKVTNINELETHVFIGTEENRYTCNQLFNSIYTSSFALSQTKYPVLQQHFTGWFVKSEKEVFNPEQATFMDFSVEQKHNTRFMYVLPVSKTEALVEYTLFSEYLLSKEEYENEIQIYLEKLGVYSYQILDKEQGSISMTAYPFWKKNTKRVLNIGTAGGWTKASTGYTFRNSDKKSAELVAFLSSSTSLKMSAFHKKSRFWFYDLLLLDILYRHNELGSRIFSSLFKKGSPPLIFKFLDEETTLLEDVKVILKCPKMPFIKALFRVIFLPNKFNLNQ; encoded by the coding sequence ATGAATTCTTCGCAAATTAAACACTTCGACTACATTTTTACCGGAACAGGTTTAGCGGCTTTGATGACCGTTTACAAAATGGCATTGTCGGGGAACTTCTCAGACAAATCAATTTTAGTATTGGATCAGGATGCGAAAAAAACAAATGACCGAACCTGGTGTTTTTGGGCCGATCATAAAACGATCTGGAATCCGATTGTTGCCAAAAAATGGGACTCTGCTTTGTTTGCCGACGGAAATTTTAAACGTGATTTCAATCTGAACCCTTATCAATACAGCCAAATTCGGGGACTAGACTTTTACAATTTTGTTTTTGACGAACTTGCAAAACATTCCAATGTTACTTTTTTAAACGAAAAAGTAACCAATATCAACGAGCTTGAAACTCATGTTTTTATTGGAACAGAAGAAAACAGGTACACCTGTAATCAGCTGTTCAATAGTATTTACACTTCATCATTTGCATTAAGTCAAACGAAGTATCCTGTTTTACAGCAGCATTTTACAGGCTGGTTTGTGAAATCTGAAAAAGAAGTCTTCAATCCGGAGCAAGCTACTTTTATGGATTTTTCGGTTGAACAAAAACACAACACACGTTTTATGTATGTTTTGCCGGTTTCAAAAACCGAAGCCCTGGTAGAATATACCTTGTTTTCGGAGTATTTGCTTTCTAAGGAAGAATACGAAAATGAGATTCAGATTTACCTGGAGAAGTTAGGAGTTTATTCCTACCAAATTCTGGATAAAGAGCAGGGGAGTATTTCCATGACCGCCTATCCGTTTTGGAAGAAAAATACCAAACGCGTTTTGAATATTGGAACTGCCGGGGGCTGGACGAAAGCAAGCACGGGTTATACTTTTAGAAATTCGGATAAAAAATCAGCTGAATTAGTGGCCTTTCTGAGTTCTTCAACGTCGCTCAAAATGAGTGCATTTCATAAAAAAAGCAGATTCTGGTTTTACGATTTATTGCTTTTGGATATTCTTTATCGCCATAATGAATTGGGGAGCCGTATTTTTTCGTCCTTATTTAAAAAAGGAAGTCCCCCTTTGATTTTTAAATTCTTAGACGAAGAAACCACCTTGTTAGAGGATGTTAAAGTTATTTTAAAGTGTCCCAAAATGCCGTTTATAAAAGCGTTATTTAGAGTGATTTTTCTTCCAAATAAATTCAACTTAAACCAATAA
- a CDS encoding NAD(P)/FAD-dependent oxidoreductase, with the protein MIHNTNYEVIIIGGSYSGLSAAMSLGRSLRQVLVIDSGLPCNRQTPHSHNFITHDGEKPAVISAKAKVQVDFYDTVQFYNGLAISAIQTENGFEIKTESGKVFTSEKVLFATGIRDLLPKIDGFADCWGISILHCPYCHGYEVKKEKTAIIANGDMGFEYAKLISNWTTDLRILTNGKSIFTLEQSRILQEHKIQIIEDEIVAVEQENGYIQHIGFKNQSKIEVKAVYFKLPFEQHCPLPKSLGCELTEQGLLKVDAFQKTTVPGVFASGDCHIQARSVAMAVSSGSFAGASINKELIDESFV; encoded by the coding sequence ATGATACACAACACGAATTATGAGGTTATAATTATTGGAGGTAGTTATAGCGGGCTTTCGGCAGCCATGAGTCTGGGACGTTCTTTACGACAGGTTTTGGTGATAGATAGTGGTTTGCCTTGTAACCGACAAACACCACATTCGCATAATTTTATAACACACGATGGGGAGAAACCCGCAGTTATTTCGGCGAAAGCCAAGGTACAGGTAGACTTTTACGATACCGTTCAGTTTTATAACGGATTGGCAATTAGCGCAATTCAAACGGAAAACGGATTTGAGATCAAAACAGAATCCGGAAAAGTGTTTACTTCCGAAAAGGTATTATTCGCCACGGGAATAAGAGACCTTCTGCCTAAAATTGATGGTTTTGCGGACTGTTGGGGAATTTCGATTTTACATTGTCCGTACTGTCATGGCTATGAAGTTAAAAAAGAAAAAACAGCGATCATTGCCAATGGCGATATGGGCTTTGAATATGCAAAACTCATCTCGAACTGGACCACTGATTTAAGAATACTGACGAACGGAAAATCAATCTTTACTTTAGAACAATCCCGAATTTTACAAGAACATAAAATTCAAATTATAGAAGATGAAATTGTGGCTGTAGAGCAGGAAAATGGATATATTCAGCATATTGGTTTTAAAAATCAATCCAAAATTGAAGTGAAAGCGGTTTACTTTAAGTTGCCTTTCGAACAACATTGTCCGCTACCGAAATCTTTAGGCTGCGAATTGACCGAACAAGGGCTGCTGAAAGTAGATGCATTTCAAAAAACCACAGTTCCTGGAGTTTTTGCCAGTGGCGATTGCCATATTCAGGCAAGATCTGTTGCGATGGCTGTTTCTTCAGGATCTTTCGCAGGGGCTTCGATCAATAAAGAACTCATTGACGAATCATTTGTCTGA
- a CDS encoding MerC domain-containing protein has protein sequence MKKTTTPFYDILGISSATICLVHCLVFPLLTILPLGLSHNPFIDLIFASIGLVAVLKIIKKSSLLVATALILSMCLIWISILSEIILDIHLDLIFIGGIGMIVGHLLNYRNHKHA, from the coding sequence ATGAAGAAAACAACGACACCTTTTTACGATATATTAGGAATCTCAAGTGCTACCATTTGTCTGGTTCATTGTCTCGTATTTCCGCTTCTTACGATTTTACCTTTGGGTTTAAGTCACAATCCGTTTATCGATTTGATCTTTGCTTCCATAGGTTTGGTTGCAGTTCTCAAAATTATTAAAAAATCAAGTCTTTTAGTCGCGACAGCTTTAATTTTATCGATGTGCCTCATTTGGATCAGCATACTAAGTGAAATTATACTCGACATTCATTTGGATCTGATTTTTATAGGCGGCATCGGAATGATTGTCGGGCATCTTCTGAATTATAGAAACCATAAACACGCTTAA